One genomic region from Syntrophobacterales bacterium encodes:
- a CDS encoding DUF488 domain-containing protein, translating into MKVFTIGFTKKTAEEFFTILKKAGVKRVIDIRLNNVSQLAGFAKRDDLRYFLRAIGEIDYLHRPDLAPTQQILDAFKKNKGSLVDYERDFQQLLVERQAEMNITPELLNEGCLLCSEDKPLHCHRRLVAEYLRSKWGNVRIIHL; encoded by the coding sequence ATAAAGGTATTCACCATTGGTTTCACCAAAAAGACGGCAGAGGAATTCTTTACAATTCTGAAGAAAGCGGGAGTCAAGCGGGTGATCGATATCCGGCTCAACAATGTCTCTCAACTGGCCGGGTTTGCCAAGCGGGATGATTTGCGCTATTTTCTGCGGGCGATCGGCGAAATTGATTATCTTCATCGCCCGGATCTGGCGCCGACTCAGCAGATACTGGATGCCTTCAAGAAAAACAAGGGAAGCTTGGTTGATTACGAGCGGGACTTCCAACAATTGCTTGTCGAAAGACAGGCAGAAATGAACATAACCCCGGAACTGCTGAATGAGGGCTGCCTCCTGTGCAGTGAGGATAAGCCCCTGCATTGCCATCGCCGGCTCGTCGCCGAATATTTGCGTTCAAAATGGGGAAACGTGCGGATCATTCACCTATAA